A DNA window from Salvelinus fontinalis isolate EN_2023a unplaced genomic scaffold, ASM2944872v1 scaffold_1296, whole genome shotgun sequence contains the following coding sequences:
- the LOC129848956 gene encoding piggyBac transposable element-derived protein 4-like, with the protein MRTMMRTTTRTTATRNTTPSSVLPPPTTPRSPGFSAAQVLEQISSSVDQEDEEDYCDSEEEDVSEDEDGEEYNPERDADDYGDDSASRSSSSSEEDPEEEPEEEPEGDAAAARERDREPDRAREPERERETLLSKNGKIKWSSAAYRGPDRPRAIRQPCPAVTPGPTAYAASRALDIESAFRLFVTPAIERIIVDMTNLQGVRKYGDGWRPMDSTDLRAYVGLLILAGVYRSRGEAAASLWDAESGRTVFRATMPLKAFHKYSRLLRFDDRQSRPARLATDRLAAVREVWDLWEERLQALYNPGPEVTVDEQLVPFRGRCPFRQYIPSKPAKYGIKSWVACDAKSSYAWKMQVYTGKAAGGCPEKNQGARVVLDLTEGLPAGHNVTCDNFFTSYELGQRLLERNLTMVGTVRKNKPELPPALLQSKGRQVSSSRFAFTPTATLVSYLAKRNKNVLLLSTRHAEPDVSDRRDRKPALILDYNCNKGGVDNLDKVVGTYSCRRMTARWPLVIFHNILDVSSYNAFVIWREINPDWMPGKRNKRRVFLEQLGKALVKPLIQRRQRLPRTEAASALVKVIRGERVSAEARPQARERAAGPAAAAAPAAPLGASKRKRCQVCPPKKDAKTHTACCRCKKYICKGCSHPYCHTCAHWAFSQDGTE; encoded by the exons atgaggacgatgatgaggacgacgacgaggacgacggcgacgaggaatacgaccccgtcgagcgtgttgcctccgcctacgacgcctcgcagtcccggtttcagcgcggctcaggtcctggaacagatatcctccagcgtcgaccaagaagacgaagaagactactgcgattccgaagaggaggacgtttcggaagatgaagacggtgaggaatacaaccccgagcgcgacgcggacgactacggagacgactcggcctcgcggtcgagctcctcttcggaggaagatccggaggaagagccggaggaagagccggagggagacgcggccgctgcccgagagcgagacagagagccagacagagccagagagccagagcgagaaagggagacgtTGCTGTCGAAAAACGGCAAAATCAAATGGTCCTCCGCGGCCTATCGCGGCCCGGACCGACCCCGCGCCATCCGCCAGCCCTGCCCCGCCGTGACGCCGGGCCCCACGGCCTACGCCGCGTCGCGAGCGCTCGACATCGAGTCCGCCTTCCGGCTGTTTGTCACACCGGCGATAGAAAGGATCATCGTGGACATGACCAATCTGCAGGGGGTGAGAAAATACGGCGACGGCTGGCGACCCATGGACTCCACCGACCTGCGCGCCTACGTAGGGCTGCTGATCCTAGCCGGCGTCTACAGGTCCCGAGGCGAGGCCGCGGCCAGCCTGTGGGACGCCGAGAGCGGCAGGACCGTGTTCCGCGCCACCATGCCGCTCAAGGCGTTTCACAAGTACTCGAGGCTGCTGCGATTCGACGACCGCCAGTCGAGACCCGCGAGACTCGCCACCGACAGACTGGCGGCCGTGAGAGAGGTGTGGGACCTGTGGGAGGAGCGGCTGCAGGCCCTCTACAACCCGGGGCCCGAAGTGACGGTGGACGAACAACTGGTCCCGTTCAGAG gacgctgtcctttccgacagtacattcccagcaagccggccaaatacggcatcaagtcgtgggtggcctgcgacgccaagtccagctacgcttggaagatgcaagtgtacaccggcaaggcggccggcggatgccccgagaagaaccagggcgcgcgcgtcgtcctcgatctgaccgagggactgccggccggtcacaacgtcacgtgtgacaatttcttcacctcctacgaactcgggcagcggctcctcgagaggaacctcaccatggtgggcacggtgcgaaagaacaagcccgagctccctcccgcgctgctccagtccaagggcagacaggtctcgtCCTCCAGGTTCGCCTTCACGCCCACCGCCACTCTAGTGTCCTACCTGGCAAAGAGAAATAAGAACGTGCTGCTTCTGAGCACGCGGCACGCGGAGCCTGACGTCAGCGATCGCCGAGACCGGAAGCCGGCCCTCATCCTAGACTACAACTGCAACAAGGGCGGCGTGGACAACCTAGACAAGGTGGTCGGGACCTACAGCTGCAGACGGATGaccgcccgctggcccctggtcatcttccacaacatcctcgacgtgtcctcctacaacgcctttgtcatatggcgagagatcaaccccgactggatgcccgggaagcggaacaagaggagggtgttcctggagcagctcggaaaggcgctcgtgaagcccttgatccaaagaaggcagcgtctcccccgcaccgaagccgcgtccgcacttgtcaaagtcatacggggcgagcgtgtatccgccgaggctcgtccgcaggcccgcgagcgagccgccggcccggccgccgccgccgccccggccgccccgctgggggcgagtaagaggaagaggtgtcaggtctgcccacccaagaaggacgccaagacacacacagcgtgctgcaggtgtaagaaatacatctgcaaaggctgttcacacccatactgtcacacttgtgcccactgggcctttagccaagacgggacagagtga